The following proteins are co-located in the candidate division WOR-3 bacterium genome:
- a CDS encoding prepilin-type N-terminal cleavage/methylation domain-containing protein: MINRPLKKGMTLIEVLLVIFIIGILFAIPFWGGTKWIQRNRLRNEAVKLRALLENERTTAMATNARRAVVFTGRNVQIRREALSHPLPNIDSIVADYANYISPKVNLGGLQGASALHGGAIDSDGVMFGVGNGAQNDTVKFTPFGLCETPGEIYLNDGRNLMCVEVNSFGQVKTYSWRGQWIEEK, encoded by the coding sequence ATGATAAATCGGCCTCTCAAGAAGGGCATGACCCTTATTGAAGTCTTGCTGGTAATCTTCATCATTGGCATACTGTTTGCCATACCCTTCTGGGGAGGTACAAAGTGGATTCAGAGAAACAGGCTCAGAAACGAAGCTGTGAAATTAAGGGCCCTTCTTGAGAACGAAAGAACTACGGCTATGGCCACTAATGCAAGACGGGCCGTTGTATTCACTGGTAGAAATGTTCAAATTAGGAGGGAAGCTCTATCACATCCACTTCCTAATATAGATTCCATTGTTGCTGATTATGCCAATTATATTAGCCCGAAGGTCAACTTAGGAGGCTTGCAGGGAGCAAGTGCGCTCCATGGTGGAGCCATCGATTCCGATGGAGTGATGTTTGGCGTAGGTAACGGGGCCCAAAACGACACCGTTAAATTTACTCCCTTTGGGTTATGCGAAACTCCTGGTGAAATATACTTAAATGACGGCAGAAATTTAATGTGTGTGGAGGTGAACTCTTTCGGACAGGTAAAGACTTACTCCTGGAGAGGGCAGTGGATCGAAGAAAAATAG
- a CDS encoding secretin N-terminal domain-containing protein — translation MKLFKKLGLLLLASALVSAQEATITMSVEQADIRTVLRAFAEVGKVNIITTPSVTQKVSFNIKDVPWRLALKSLLDAYGLAMIESEGMITIMTQQEFSQLKTAADLDLKVLKVRYADARKVAEVLKSQLSPRGDIKIDESSNALIVTDLRVNLYKVEDLLSQIDKPYPQVLITGRIVEVDYNESRKLGTELRAMRFGNPAFEGATYDLPQHSEPMAENPTYLTVHYLGSKALQVEAAIDALEGQSKANTISEPKIMVLDNEKASIYSKIRVPVTSRDMAGNTIVQFEETGIQLEVTPHIIPDGKVVMNIKTETGDLTGYSATGQPITSKRGAETKITVSDGETVMIGGVIIEKDKRAKQGMPLILRIPVIRYLFGRDQVEKGKSEILIFLTPNIVKE, via the coding sequence ATGAAATTGTTTAAAAAGCTTGGCCTTTTGCTCCTTGCCTCTGCATTAGTCTCTGCTCAAGAAGCCACGATAACGATGAGCGTCGAACAGGCCGATATAAGGACTGTCCTTAGAGCCTTTGCTGAGGTAGGTAAGGTTAACATAATTACGACACCCTCTGTGACCCAGAAGGTGAGTTTCAATATCAAGGATGTTCCATGGAGATTGGCCCTTAAGTCACTCCTTGATGCCTATGGACTTGCGATGATTGAAAGTGAAGGTATGATAACTATTATGACCCAGCAAGAGTTCTCACAGCTTAAGACAGCGGCGGACCTTGATTTAAAGGTGTTGAAGGTGAGGTATGCTGATGCGCGCAAAGTGGCGGAAGTTTTGAAATCCCAGCTATCTCCAAGGGGTGATATAAAGATCGATGAGTCTTCTAATGCTTTAATAGTGACAGATTTAAGAGTAAATCTCTACAAAGTTGAGGATCTTTTAAGTCAGATTGATAAACCCTATCCTCAGGTTTTGATTACTGGAAGAATTGTAGAAGTAGATTATAATGAATCCCGCAAGCTCGGTACCGAACTTAGGGCTATGAGATTCGGAAATCCCGCTTTTGAAGGTGCGACCTATGATTTACCCCAGCATAGTGAACCGATGGCCGAAAATCCAACCTACCTGACAGTTCACTACTTGGGGTCCAAAGCCCTTCAAGTTGAGGCAGCTATCGATGCTCTTGAGGGGCAGAGCAAGGCGAACACCATCTCAGAGCCGAAGATAATGGTCCTTGACAATGAAAAGGCTTCTATATACTCAAAGATCAGGGTGCCGGTGACTTCAAGAGATATGGCAGGCAATACGATAGTTCAGTTTGAAGAGACTGGTATTCAGCTCGAGGTTACCCCTCACATTATTCCCGATGGTAAGGTCGTTATGAATATCAAAACGGAAACAGGTGATTTAACGGGTTATTCCGCTACTGGACAACCCATCACTTCCAAGAGAGGGGCGGAGACAAAGATAACGGTTTCCGATGGTGAAACGGTGATGATAGGTGGTGTAATTATTGAAAAAGACAAAAGGGCAAAGCAGGGAATGCCTCTTATTTTGAGAATCCCCGTTATAAGATACCTCTTTGGAAGGGATCAGGTAGAAAAGGGAAAGTCAGAGATTTTGATTTTCCTGACGCCGAACATTGTTAAGGAGTAG